The following coding sequences are from one Malaciobacter pacificus window:
- a CDS encoding sterol desaturase family protein, with amino-acid sequence MNEFYALEYFINPGKRLYWIYIISSVLLAIIYFYYTKKSNRLITSSKLWLHPSAKLDYYYFFVSYFINILLLIPLIVSAKTVALSVNKFLFLQFDYFENTLFSYSQIVVMYTIALFIVSDFTRYWLHRFLHTIPVLWEFHKVHHSAKVLTPFTFYRVHPVENLLFGIRYSLSIGLVTGVFIYFFGAMINIKMVLGVNIILFIFSIFGSNLRHSHVPFSYGRILEKVFMSPKQHQVHHSKKHFNKNYGGYLSLWDNIFGSLKLSHEVKVLKFGLRAEQMSDYNSISKVLIKPFLNLPQVFSRRKK; translated from the coding sequence TTGAATGAATTTTATGCTTTAGAGTATTTTATAAATCCAGGAAAGAGACTTTACTGGATTTATATTATTAGTTCAGTGTTATTAGCAATAATATATTTTTACTATACAAAAAAGAGTAATAGATTAATAACTTCTTCAAAACTTTGGCTACATCCTAGTGCAAAGTTAGATTATTATTACTTTTTTGTATCTTATTTTATAAATATATTATTGTTAATACCACTAATTGTAAGTGCTAAAACAGTTGCTTTGAGTGTAAATAAGTTTTTATTTTTACAATTTGATTATTTTGAAAATACACTATTTTCATATAGTCAAATTGTAGTGATGTATACAATAGCATTATTTATCGTAAGTGATTTTACAAGATATTGGCTTCATAGATTTTTACATACTATACCAGTACTTTGGGAATTTCATAAGGTACATCACAGTGCAAAAGTATTAACACCATTTACATTTTATAGAGTTCATCCTGTTGAAAATTTACTTTTTGGTATACGTTATAGTTTAAGTATTGGATTAGTAACAGGAGTATTCATTTACTTTTTTGGTGCAATGATAAATATAAAAATGGTTTTAGGGGTTAATATAATTTTATTTATATTTTCAATTTTTGGTTCAAATTTGAGACATTCTCATGTACCTTTTTCTTATGGTAGGATATTAGAAAAAGTATTTATGTCTCCAAAGCAACATCAAGTTCATCATAGTAAAAAACATTTTAATAAAAATTATGGTGGATACCTCTCACTTTGGGATAATATTTTTGGTAGTTTAAAATTATCCCATGAAGTTAAGGTTTTAAAATTTGGATTAAGAGCTGAGCAGATGAGTGATTATAATTCTATTTCAAAAGTTCTAATTAAACCATTTTTAAATTTGCCACAAGTATTTAGTAGGAGAAAAAAATGA
- a CDS encoding imelysin family protein, whose protein sequence is MLNNVKKALLSVSVVTAIALTGCTASDNQTAKTEISSSQSVLNSYANIALANYTDTLNDAKALKNAIDNFASNPTQATFNEAKKAWLISRESYGQTEAFRLSNGPIDAEEGWVADSYGALEGQLNAWPLDENMIDYTIDADGKRTSGNIIDTVGKFNPGGEDSTVVDVTKITVDAITALNENGGEANVATGYHAIEFLLWGQDQDYSNFLKDGITSGPLTAGNRLLSDFTSDKDAPRRLAYLQAAANKIVADLEVIKGAWDKDINGTNGLYRAAFLGNLTGDEAAKNIDSKEALKQVIAGLGVFIKSELANERIAVAVLTPSEEDEHSCFSDNTHRDILTNYLGFKNLLTSTYNGKKYGVALLDAVDADSKARITKLMSSIEAKINSIDEIAKTKEHFDYQIKPTSSQAKVIVKLKNEMRKLGDEMVTVAKANGISLTTEDVTDAEETQL, encoded by the coding sequence ATGTTAAACAACGTTAAAAAAGCTTTACTTTCTGTTTCAGTAGTTACTGCCATAGCACTAACAGGATGTACAGCTTCAGATAATCAAACAGCCAAAACAGAGATTTCTTCTTCTCAATCAGTATTAAACTCTTATGCAAATATTGCATTAGCAAACTATACTGATACATTAAATGATGCAAAAGCACTAAAAAATGCAATTGATAATTTTGCATCAAACCCAACACAAGCTACATTTAATGAAGCAAAAAAAGCTTGGTTGATTTCAAGAGAATCTTATGGTCAAACAGAAGCATTTAGACTTTCAAATGGACCAATTGATGCGGAAGAAGGATGGGTTGCAGATTCATATGGAGCACTAGAAGGACAATTAAATGCGTGGCCACTAGATGAAAATATGATTGATTATACAATTGATGCAGATGGTAAAAGAACTAGCGGTAATATTATCGATACAGTAGGTAAATTTAATCCAGGTGGTGAGGATTCAACTGTTGTTGATGTAACAAAAATTACAGTTGATGCTATTACTGCATTAAATGAAAATGGTGGAGAAGCAAATGTAGCTACAGGATATCATGCCATTGAATTTTTATTATGGGGACAAGATCAAGATTATTCTAACTTCTTAAAAGATGGAATTACAAGTGGACCTTTAACAGCTGGAAATAGATTATTATCTGATTTTACAAGTGACAAAGATGCTCCTAGAAGATTAGCTTATTTACAAGCAGCTGCAAATAAAATTGTTGCAGACTTAGAGGTTATCAAAGGTGCTTGGGATAAAGATATAAATGGTACAAATGGATTATATAGAGCAGCATTTTTAGGAAACTTAACTGGTGATGAAGCAGCTAAAAATATTGATTCAAAAGAAGCATTAAAACAAGTAATTGCAGGACTTGGGGTATTTATTAAATCAGAACTTGCTAATGAAAGAATTGCAGTTGCTGTGTTAACTCCATCAGAAGAAGATGAACACTCTTGCTTCTCAGATAATACACATAGAGATATTTTAACTAATTATTTAGGATTTAAAAACTTATTAACTTCTACATATAATGGTAAAAAATATGGAGTAGCTTTACTTGATGCAGTTGATGCAGATTCAAAAGCTAGAATTACAAAATTAATGTCTTCAATTGAAGCAAAGATAAACTCAATTGATGAAATTGCTAAAACAAAAGAACATTTTGATTATCAAATTAAACCAACAAGTTCTCAAGCAAAAGTGATTGTAAAACTTAAAAATGAAATGAGAAAACTTGGTGATGAGATGGTTACAGTTGCAAAAGCAAATGGGATTAGTCTAACAACTGAAGATGTAACGGATGCTGAAGAAACACAACTTTAA
- a CDS encoding rhodanese-like domain-containing protein, whose translation MIFDEKIKTIGEIEVLDFIYNKAQKDPNKYALIDSRKAIWFKKQTIPSALSVPFEDLAYDEDFIEDFNKAYENLGVKVIGKNQFDFTNAKTVVFFCNGVWCPISSKSMNYLIKLGYPKEKMLWYRGGMTSWNSVSLTTTKK comes from the coding sequence ATGATATTTGATGAGAAGATAAAAACTATAGGTGAAATTGAAGTACTTGATTTTATATATAATAAAGCACAAAAAGATCCAAATAAATATGCCTTAATAGATAGTAGAAAAGCTATTTGGTTTAAAAAACAGACTATTCCAAGTGCTCTTAGTGTTCCCTTTGAAGATTTAGCTTATGATGAAGATTTTATAGAAGATTTTAATAAAGCCTATGAGAATTTAGGTGTAAAGGTTATAGGAAAAAATCAATTTGATTTTACAAATGCAAAAACTGTAGTATTTTTTTGCAATGGAGTTTGGTGTCCAATATCTTCTAAAAGTATGAACTATTTAATAAAACTAGGCTATCCAAAAGAAAAGATGCTTTGGTACAGAGGTGGAATGACAAGTTGGAATTCTGTATCTTTAACAACTACAAAAAAATAA
- a CDS encoding SDR family NAD(P)-dependent oxidoreductase: MSKKVLITGGNKGIGLCVSRAMLEFGYEIVIVARDFEDCPIVGVENVTAIEYDLSDVDNLPKLMEEVGEVDILINNAGYMQPKYTYDNYPKEAKEHLMNVDLHTPVELMNLVSVSMKKKKFGRIVNTASIAGQIGHPDVWYGIAKAGLINATKIYAKLLGTDGITVNCVAPSAAETGMQKDNDEARKKAFKAAVVTNRFAEPEEVAKAIVWLATDCPEYINGITIDINNCFYPR; this comes from the coding sequence ATGTCAAAAAAAGTACTTATAACTGGTGGTAACAAAGGGATAGGTCTTTGTGTTTCAAGAGCTATGTTAGAGTTTGGATATGAAATAGTAATTGTAGCAAGAGATTTTGAAGATTGTCCAATAGTTGGTGTTGAAAATGTTACAGCTATTGAATATGATTTATCAGATGTTGATAATTTACCAAAGCTTATGGAAGAGGTTGGTGAAGTTGATATTCTAATCAATAACGCTGGATATATGCAACCTAAATATACTTATGATAACTATCCTAAAGAAGCAAAAGAGCATCTTATGAATGTTGATTTACACACTCCCGTTGAATTAATGAACCTAGTTAGTGTTTCAATGAAAAAGAAAAAATTTGGAAGAATCGTAAACACAGCTTCAATTGCAGGACAAATTGGACATCCTGATGTTTGGTATGGTATTGCAAAAGCTGGACTTATAAATGCAACAAAAATATATGCAAAACTATTAGGGACTGATGGAATTACAGTTAATTGTGTTGCACCAAGTGCAGCTGAAACTGGAATGCAAAAAGATAATGATGAGGCAAGAAAAAAGGCTTTTAAAGCAGCAGTTGTAACAAACAGATTTGCTGAACCTGAAGAAGTAGCGAAAGCTATTGTTTGGTTAGCAACGGATTGTCCTGAGTATATAAATGGAATAACAATAGATATAAATAATTGTTTTTATCCAAGGTAA
- a CDS encoding di-heme oxidoredictase family protein, producing the protein MLKKHNFNLIKSVKNLLISKSLVVFVATGLFAVNSQGEYLSSDKNKSLLLKPYKKMTDEEYDIFMLGKSFFRIPWVESPSATTARDGLGPLFDANTCVSCHPGNGRGTLYSKKGNASRSLVARASIDSNGSELHKKLLINKGFVPEPVYGSQISINGIHGVLFEGRVDIKFKEVEVVFPDGEIDTLLKPLYTLKDLNYGELHKDSNISYRIANSLNGMGLISLISDEDILKNEDVEDKNNDGISGKANWVKSKINGQKELGRFTWKASVSSLKEQVANAANNDMGLTTTLNPHENCTSFQKECLEAPKSKDNIDIPDFRLDAITYYLKSLKTYSAKETKQYKLGLKIFEKVGCVKCHISSFNTINGQEIKPFSDFLLHDMGEELSDGRVEFEASKSEFRTAPLWGLALHEKINKTKPRLLHDGRARDFQEAILWHGGEARDAKVNYMNLAKNERKILIEFLKGL; encoded by the coding sequence ATGCTGAAGAAACACAACTTTAATTTAATTAAATCTGTCAAAAATCTCCTAATATCAAAAAGCCTTGTAGTCTTTGTAGCTACAGGGCTTTTTGCCGTTAATTCTCAAGGCGAATATTTATCAAGTGATAAAAATAAGTCACTATTACTAAAGCCTTATAAAAAAATGACAGATGAAGAGTATGACATATTTATGTTAGGAAAGAGTTTTTTTAGAATCCCATGGGTTGAGTCTCCTAGTGCAACAACTGCTAGAGATGGATTAGGACCACTATTTGATGCAAATACATGTGTTAGTTGTCATCCTGGAAATGGTAGAGGAACTTTATACTCAAAAAAAGGAAATGCTTCAAGAAGTTTAGTTGCTAGGGCTTCAATAGATTCAAATGGTAGTGAGTTACATAAGAAACTTTTGATAAATAAAGGTTTTGTTCCTGAACCTGTTTATGGTTCTCAAATATCTATTAATGGTATACATGGAGTTTTATTTGAAGGAAGAGTAGATATAAAATTTAAAGAAGTAGAAGTTGTTTTTCCTGATGGAGAGATTGATACTTTATTAAAGCCTTTATACACTTTGAAAGATTTAAATTATGGAGAATTACATAAAGATTCAAATATCTCTTATAGAATCGCAAATAGTTTAAATGGAATGGGATTAATATCACTAATTAGTGATGAAGATATCTTAAAAAATGAAGATGTAGAAGATAAAAATAATGATGGAATTAGTGGAAAAGCAAACTGGGTTAAATCTAAGATAAATGGTCAAAAAGAGTTGGGAAGATTTACTTGGAAAGCAAGTGTTTCTAGCTTAAAAGAGCAGGTTGCAAATGCAGCTAATAATGATATGGGATTGACAACAACATTAAATCCCCATGAAAATTGTACAAGTTTTCAAAAAGAGTGTTTAGAAGCTCCAAAGTCAAAAGATAATATTGATATTCCAGATTTTAGATTAGATGCTATAACTTATTATTTAAAGAGTTTAAAAACATATAGTGCAAAAGAGACAAAACAGTACAAATTAGGCTTAAAAATTTTTGAAAAAGTAGGTTGCGTAAAGTGTCACATAAGTAGTTTTAATACTATAAATGGACAAGAAATTAAACCCTTTTCAGATTTTTTATTACATGATATGGGTGAAGAGTTATCAGATGGTAGAGTTGAATTTGAAGCCTCTAAAAGTGAGTTTAGAACAGCACCTTTATGGGGATTAGCCCTTCATGAAAAAATAAATAAAACAAAACCACGATTATTACATGATGGAAGAGCTAGAGATTTCCAAGAAGCTATTTTATGGCATGGTGGTGAGGCAAGAGATGCTAAAGTAAACTATATGAATTTAGCAAAAAATGAAAGAAAAATTTTAATTGAATTTTTAAAAGGATTATAA
- a CDS encoding cytochrome-c peroxidase: MKYFLVLGIFNIFCFAATSNQAVKENLGQALFLDANLSKNRTMSCATCHNPSAGFVDDRDNGVAKMASLGDDGKSLGDRNAPIAAYAKFSPKFHFDEKNKVYKGGQFWDGRANTLEEQAGGPPLNPIEMGMASKEEVVERLKENSYYVSTFKELYGDNIFEDLNKAYNAMTEVIATFERTEQFSPFDSKYDKFLRGEYDLTVLEDLGRTIFFSNNNNSCINCHVLKVEDAPMETFTNYEYHNIGVPINEALRSKNGVKEIDKGLLANPLVNDEAQKGKYKVPTLRNIAVTAPYMHNGVFKDLKTVVEFYDKYNNKDRTINPETGKPWREPEVKETISLDDLKAKKLTDRKVEALVAFMKLLTDEKYEHLLENK, from the coding sequence ATGAAATATTTTTTAGTTTTAGGTATTTTTAATATCTTTTGTTTTGCTGCAACTAGTAATCAAGCAGTAAAAGAGAACTTAGGTCAAGCACTATTTTTAGATGCAAACCTATCAAAAAATAGAACAATGTCTTGTGCAACTTGTCATAATCCAAGTGCAGGTTTTGTAGATGATAGAGATAATGGTGTTGCTAAAATGGCATCTTTAGGTGATGATGGAAAATCTCTAGGAGATAGAAATGCTCCAATTGCTGCTTATGCAAAGTTCTCTCCAAAATTTCATTTTGATGAAAAAAATAAAGTTTATAAAGGTGGTCAATTTTGGGATGGGCGAGCTAATACTTTAGAAGAACAAGCAGGAGGACCACCTCTTAATCCTATTGAGATGGGAATGGCTTCTAAAGAAGAAGTTGTTGAAAGATTAAAAGAGAATAGTTATTATGTGAGTACTTTTAAAGAGTTATATGGAGATAATATTTTTGAAGATTTAAATAAAGCTTATAATGCTATGACTGAGGTTATTGCAACTTTTGAAAGAACAGAACAATTTTCACCTTTTGACTCAAAATATGATAAGTTTTTAAGAGGGGAATATGATTTAACTGTTTTAGAAGACTTAGGTAGAACAATATTCTTCTCAAACAATAATAACTCTTGTATAAATTGCCATGTATTAAAAGTTGAAGACGCTCCTATGGAAACATTTACTAACTATGAATATCATAATATTGGGGTTCCTATAAATGAAGCTTTAAGATCAAAAAATGGTGTAAAAGAGATAGATAAAGGTTTACTAGCAAATCCTTTAGTAAATGATGAAGCACAAAAAGGTAAGTATAAAGTTCCCACACTTAGAAATATAGCAGTAACTGCACCTTATATGCATAATGGAGTATTTAAAGATTTAAAAACAGTAGTTGAGTTTTATGATAAATATAACAATAAAGATAGAACTATAAACCCTGAGACAGGTAAACCTTGGAGAGAGCCTGAAGTTAAAGAGACAATATCCCTTGATGATTTAAAAGCAAAAAAGTTAACTGATAGAAAAGTTGAAGCATTAGTTGCTTTTATGAAACTTTTAACTGATGAGAAGTATGAACATCTTTTAGAAAATAAATAG
- a CDS encoding imelysin family protein: MKKIFVFMFLNLGILFAQDRAFTSILKNVSIVDVNEAIKNAQNLEKSFSKDDFTKFVQSWKEVETMYFGGDIDENYIDTPRYIDVFHNLKEDLSAQMQRVIESKDEPNIALFKNSFKTINALEYILYNDKEITQREKELAKAVIANIISHLNDIKEVYTNYLNGQQKEEAWENAVVLNTLIASTYKLKEWRIGDPAGFTAKYKNDLDNTRGEYFLSQNSFNAIKAIVNAHEEVVGNKSYYNFASMAKHSDAKNEIKEVHVAIEEIKIALSKIKKDDFKNAQELYKAVSNLHNAYYLSLTTQLSVTAKILDADGD; the protein is encoded by the coding sequence ATGAAAAAAATATTTGTGTTTATGTTTTTAAATTTAGGAATATTATTTGCTCAAGATAGAGCTTTTACTTCTATTTTAAAAAATGTTTCAATAGTTGATGTTAATGAAGCTATAAAAAATGCTCAAAATTTAGAAAAGAGTTTCTCAAAAGATGATTTTACAAAGTTTGTACAATCATGGAAAGAAGTAGAGACAATGTATTTTGGTGGGGATATTGATGAAAATTATATTGATACTCCAAGATATATTGATGTATTTCACAATTTAAAAGAGGATTTATCTGCACAAATGCAAAGGGTAATTGAATCAAAAGATGAGCCAAATATTGCACTGTTTAAAAACTCTTTTAAAACAATAAATGCTTTAGAGTATATTCTTTATAATGACAAAGAGATAACACAAAGAGAAAAAGAGTTAGCAAAAGCTGTGATTGCTAATATAATCTCTCACTTAAATGATATAAAAGAAGTCTATACAAACTATTTAAATGGTCAGCAAAAAGAAGAAGCTTGGGAGAATGCTGTTGTATTAAATACTTTAATTGCTTCAACTTATAAACTTAAAGAGTGGAGAATTGGTGACCCAGCTGGATTTACTGCTAAATATAAAAATGATTTAGATAACACTAGAGGTGAATATTTTTTAAGTCAAAACTCATTTAATGCAATTAAAGCAATTGTAAATGCACATGAAGAAGTAGTAGGAAATAAATCTTATTATAATTTTGCTTCTATGGCAAAACACAGTGATGCAAAAAATGAAATCAAAGAGGTTCATGTAGCTATAGAAGAGATTAAAATTGCTTTATCTAAAATCAAAAAAGATGATTTTAAAAATGCTCAAGAGTTATATAAAGCAGTTAGTAATTTACATAATGCATATTATTTATCATTAACAACTCAACTCTCTGTTACTGCAAAAATCTTAGATGCAGATGGTGATTAA
- a CDS encoding phospholipase A, giving the protein MKKFSILLFIVFSLNAQEFDKLYKEAEKLELQGKYKEANKIYKEIIKKEKTINSIYIDEDKKSEITAMKDTIDEVDDKETNETIAQIIASKFDIYPHHENYFFPISYDTNKRSDGRDSLETKFQLSIKKPIIHDFFGFDETINFGYTQTSWWQLYKDSSPFRETNYKPEIFVTIPYGKKDKTSLKAFTFGFLHESNGQAEPKSRSWNRIYLESYFQVGNLFAVPRVWYRIPEEEKDDDNPDIEDYMGYGDFTLIYPYKKHTFKALFRNNLKFDEDNKGFVQFDWTFPFFNSKNTFGYLQLSSGYGDSLIDYDKEINRINFGISLSR; this is encoded by the coding sequence ATGAAAAAGTTTTCTATTTTACTATTTATTGTTTTTTCACTTAATGCACAAGAGTTTGATAAACTTTATAAAGAAGCTGAAAAATTAGAACTTCAAGGAAAATATAAAGAAGCAAATAAAATTTACAAAGAGATTATAAAAAAAGAGAAAACTATAAATAGTATTTATATAGATGAAGATAAAAAAAGTGAAATAACAGCTATGAAAGATACAATAGATGAGGTAGATGATAAAGAAACAAATGAAACTATCGCTCAAATTATAGCTTCAAAATTTGATATTTATCCCCACCATGAAAACTATTTTTTCCCAATTTCTTATGATACAAATAAAAGATCAGATGGTAGAGATAGTTTAGAAACTAAATTTCAATTAAGTATTAAAAAGCCAATAATCCATGATTTTTTTGGTTTTGATGAAACTATAAATTTTGGTTACACTCAAACTTCATGGTGGCAATTATATAAAGATTCTTCTCCTTTTAGGGAAACAAATTATAAGCCAGAAATATTTGTAACAATACCTTATGGGAAGAAAGATAAGACATCATTAAAAGCATTTACTTTTGGTTTTTTACATGAATCAAATGGACAAGCAGAACCAAAGTCTAGGTCATGGAATAGAATATATTTAGAGAGTTATTTCCAAGTTGGAAATCTATTTGCAGTTCCAAGAGTATGGTATAGAATACCAGAAGAGGAAAAAGATGATGATAATCCAGATATTGAAGATTATATGGGTTATGGAGATTTTACTTTAATTTATCCCTATAAAAAACATACTTTTAAAGCTTTGTTTAGAAATAATCTAAAATTTGATGAAGATAATAAAGGTTTTGTTCAATTTGATTGGACATTTCCATTTTTCAATTCAAAAAATACATTTGGCTATCTTCAATTATCAAGTGGATATGGGGATAGTTTAATTGATTATGATAAAGAGATAAATAGAATAAATTTTGGTATCTCTCTTTCTAGATAA
- a CDS encoding mechanosensitive ion channel family protein, which yields MLNQKYYLFLLSIIFPILLVAQNTELEPVKLIKKDEQTITSTQEETPSNETTEANQTLEVSASDDIDKQLEQQNKLLDEVVQNINSEKYLEIYNNTKKYNEDINFLTNRININKKLNNTLAVKRDELKLIYIKEKLNYENTLKSIIIAKQEYKDKKYFIDLLNKNLDSLSQVNFEEYKVLYESEKKVDNRISNQFVENYIDAYNQTNTQQFVLTYLLENMSVYRPTNFIIDEFNLQYLVDKIDSVKGVSFVSKLTSYYLKFSIGEIVVVLFIIVFFRFLNKYIISLLANFISRVFVKVKDEDSESIRQYLRMSIDSPLKYALYTLSIHISVFILVKDEELINTLLPWINTVYIAILTWAIYAIINNSINIYAHTLLEKYPNVRKEMIVFLLRIVKIILIMLVLLFLLSQLGIDIKAIAASLGVGGIAVALASKDTLANFFGSLNIMTDNSFSQGDWIKTPDIEGTVVDIRMRTTRIRTFDNAMITIPNSQLANSHIMNWSKRVVGRRIKMSLGITYESKMSDIKNLKEDILDMLKNHPDIATDFNTHITRTKAFEVAKKEDLKGIKNTLLVYIDEFAGSSINILIYCFSKSPAWEEWLITKEDVLIKIAQLVEKNNCEFAYPTQAIAIKNPLEIASMQEQKISKEI from the coding sequence ATGTTAAATCAAAAATATTACCTATTTTTATTATCTATTATTTTCCCAATATTACTAGTTGCTCAAAATACAGAATTAGAGCCAGTTAAACTTATAAAAAAAGATGAACAGACTATAACTTCTACACAAGAAGAAACACCTTCTAATGAAACTACTGAAGCAAATCAAACATTAGAAGTATCTGCAAGTGATGATATTGATAAACAACTTGAACAACAAAATAAATTATTAGATGAAGTTGTACAAAATATTAACAGTGAAAAGTATTTAGAGATATATAATAACACAAAAAAATACAATGAAGATATCAACTTTTTAACAAATAGAATAAATATAAATAAAAAACTAAATAATACTCTTGCTGTAAAAAGAGATGAGTTAAAATTAATTTACATAAAAGAAAAACTAAACTACGAAAACACTCTAAAATCAATAATAATTGCAAAACAAGAGTATAAAGATAAAAAATATTTTATTGACTTATTAAATAAAAATTTAGATTCTCTTTCACAAGTAAACTTTGAGGAATACAAAGTACTATATGAATCAGAAAAAAAAGTTGATAATAGAATATCAAACCAATTTGTAGAAAATTATATTGATGCATATAATCAGACAAATACTCAACAATTTGTATTAACTTATCTTTTAGAAAATATGTCAGTTTACAGACCAACTAATTTTATTATTGATGAATTTAATTTACAATATTTAGTTGATAAAATTGATTCAGTAAAAGGAGTATCTTTTGTATCTAAACTAACTTCTTATTATTTAAAATTTTCAATTGGTGAAATTGTTGTAGTTTTATTTATCATAGTGTTCTTTAGATTTTTAAATAAATATATAATTTCACTTTTAGCAAACTTTATATCAAGAGTTTTTGTAAAAGTAAAGGATGAAGATAGTGAAAGTATAAGACAATACTTAAGAATGTCTATTGACTCACCTTTAAAGTACGCACTTTATACTCTATCTATTCATATATCTGTATTTATTTTAGTAAAAGATGAAGAGCTTATTAATACATTATTACCATGGATTAACACAGTATACATAGCAATTTTAACATGGGCCATCTATGCAATAATCAATAATAGTATAAATATCTATGCACACACATTATTAGAAAAATATCCAAATGTTAGAAAAGAGATGATTGTATTTTTACTAAGAATTGTAAAAATCATACTTATTATGCTTGTATTACTCTTCTTACTTTCTCAACTTGGAATTGATATTAAAGCAATAGCAGCTTCTCTTGGAGTTGGTGGTATTGCTGTTGCACTTGCATCTAAAGATACACTTGCGAACTTCTTTGGGTCTTTAAATATTATGACAGATAACTCTTTTTCTCAAGGCGATTGGATAAAAACTCCAGATATAGAAGGAACTGTTGTTGATATTAGAATGAGAACTACAAGAATTAGAACTTTTGATAATGCTATGATTACTATTCCAAATTCTCAACTTGCAAACTCTCATATTATGAACTGGTCAAAAAGAGTAGTTGGAAGAAGAATAAAAATGAGTCTTGGTATTACTTATGAAAGTAAAATGAGTGATATTAAAAATTTAAAAGAAGATATATTAGATATGTTAAAAAATCATCCTGATATAGCAACTGATTTTAATACACATATCACTAGGACAAAAGCTTTTGAGGTTGCAAAAAAAGAGGACTTAAAAGGTATTAAAAATACTTTATTAGTATATATTGATGAGTTTGCAGGTTCATCAATCAATATCTTAATTTATTGTTTCTCAAAAAGTCCAGCATGGGAAGAGTGGTTGATAACAAAAGAGGATGTACTAATAAAAATAGCTCAATTAGTAGAAAAAAATAATTGTGAATTTGCTTATCCAACACAAGCAATTGCAATCAAAAATCCACTTGAAATTGCAAGTATGCAAGAACAGAAAATAAGTAAAGAGATTTAA
- a CDS encoding F0F1 ATP synthase subunit C, with protein sequence MKKIVLLMLAFAGFAFAAEGESMIQAYSVVAAGIGLGLAALGGAIGMGNTAAATIAGTARNPGLGGKLMTTMFIALAMIEAQVIYALVIAMIALYANPFLG encoded by the coding sequence ATGAAAAAAATCGTTCTTTTAATGCTAGCATTTGCTGGTTTCGCTTTCGCTGCTGAAGGTGAGTCTATGATTCAAGCATACTCTGTAGTAGCTGCAGGTATTGGTTTAGGTTTAGCTGCACTTGGTGGTGCTATCGGTATGGGTAACACTGCTGCTGCAACAATCGCTGGTACTGCTAGAAACCCAGGTTTAGGTGGAAAATTAATGACTACTATGTTCATTGCATTAGCGATGATCGAAGCTCAAGTTATTTATGCATTAGTTATCGCAATGATCGCTTTATATGCAAACCCATTCTTAGGGTAA